Proteins found in one Sphaeramia orbicularis chromosome 8, fSphaOr1.1, whole genome shotgun sequence genomic segment:
- the LOC115424582 gene encoding tetratricopeptide repeat protein 30A-like codes for MAAIKDGEYTATIYKLIKDSQYVEAIHILNSQLQKHTKSRAALSLLGYCYYHIQDFTNAAECYEQLTQLHPEVEEYKVYYAQSLYKAGVYPEATKASFALDNPNSHTKMVKLQACIKYCEEDYSAAKSLLEQLPQDDPDYIYNMGCLLYHDGKYEDACKKFTSAMQVLGYVPALSYNIALCYYSLKNYAQALKYIGEIIERGIREHPELSVGMTTEGIDVHSVGNTLVLHQTALIEAFNLKAAIEYQLKNLKGAQEALTDMPPRSEEELDPVTLHNQALVNMDTKPSEGFEKLAFLLQQPSFPPVTFGNLLLLYCKHEYFDLAADVLAENAHLTYKFLSPYMYEFLDALLTCQTAPEEAFRKLDEMNGKLTEQLRKLAKQVQEARLARDDEGQKKALQDYDLMQEKYIVVLMAQAKIYWNRENFQMVEKIFRKSVEVCNEDDTWKLNVAHVLFMQNKYKEAIGFYEPIVKKHYDNILNVSAVVLANLCVSYIMTSQNEEAEELMRKIEKEEEQISYDDPDKKVFHLCIVNLVIGTLYCAKGNYDFGISRVIKSLEPYNKKLGTDTWFYAKRCFLSLLENMSKHLVMLRDAVVQECIQFLEHCEVYGKEVPAIIEQPLEESHIHIGKNTVTYEARQLKALFYEVIGWNK; via the exons ATGGCTGCTATAAAAGACGGCGAATACACGGCTACAATCTACAAACTG ATTAAAGACAGCCAGTATGTGGAGGCAATTCACATCCTAAACAGCCAACttcaaaaacacactaag TCTAGGGCAGCACTGTCTCTGCTCGGTTACTGCTATTATCACATCCAGGACTTCACCAATGCAGCAGAGTGTTATGAACAGCTCACCCAGCTGCACCCAGAGGTGGAGGAGTATAAGGTGTACTACGCTCAGTCCCTCTACAAAGCCGGCGTTTATCCTGAAGCTACTAAGGCCTCGTTTGCACTGGATAACCCTAACAGTCACACCAAg ATGGTCAAACTGCAAGCCTGCATCAAATACTGCGAGGAAGATTATTCTGCTGCCAAG TCATTACTGGAGCAGCTGCCTCAGGACGACCCAGACTACATCTACAATATGGGCTGTTTACTTTACCATGACGGAAAGTACGAAGACGCCTGCAAGAAGTTCACATCTGCCATGCAAGTCCTGGGATACGTGCCAG CGCTGTCCTACAACATTGCCCTGTGTTACTATAGTCTGAAGAACTACGCCCAGGCCCTGAAATACATCGGAGAAATCATAGAGCGAGGCATCCGGGAACATCCAG AACTGAGTGTGGGGATGACGACTGAAGGCATCGACGTGCACAGCGTGGGCAACACTCTGGTTCTGCATCAGACGGCGCTGATCGAAGCCTTCAACCTGAAAGCAGCCATCGAGTACCAGCTGAAGAACC TGAAAGGAGCTCAGGAGGCTCTGACAGACATGCCCCCCAGATCAGAGGAG GAGCTGGACCCAGTGACGCTCCACAACCAGGCTCTGGTGAACATGGACACAAAGCCGTCGGAGGGTTTTGAGAAGCTGGCCTTCCTTCTGCAGCAGCCCTCCTTCCCTCCCGTCACATTCGGAAACCTGCTGCTGCTTTACTGCAAACACGAG taTTTTGACCTGGCAGCTGACGTCCTGGCAGAAAACGCTCATCTCACCTACAAGTTCCTGTCTCCG taCATGTATGAGTTTCTTGATGCCTTGCTCACCTGCCAGACAGCACCAGAGGAG GCTTTTAGGAAGCTTGACGAGATGAACGGCAAACTGACGGAGCAGCTCCGTAAACTGGCCAAGCAG GTGCAGGAGGCTCGACTGGCCCGAGACGATGAAGGACAGAAGAAAGCCCTGCAGGACTATGACCTGATGCAGGAGAA GTACATCGTGGTCCTCATGGCTCAGGCCAAGATCTACTGGAACCGGGAGAACTTCCAGATGGTGGAGAAGATTTTCCGCAAATCAGTGGAGGTGTGCAACGAAGACGACACCTGGAAACTGAACGTGGCCCACGTGCTCTTCATGCAGAACAAATACAAAGAGGCCATCGGCTTCTACGAACCCATCGTCAAGAAGCACTACGATAAT ATCCTGAACGTCAGCGCTGTGGTCCTGGCCAACCTGTGTGTGTCCTACATCATGACCAGCCAGAACGAAGAG GCTGAGGAACTCATGAGGAAGATtgagaaagaggaggagcagaTCTCCTACGACGACCCTGATAAGAAGGTGTTTCACCTCTGCATCGTTAACCTGGTGATCGG AACGCTGTACTGTGCAAAGGGGAACTACGACTTCGGCATCTCTCGCGTCATCAAGAGTCTGGAGCCTTACAATAAGAAG ctgggAACAGACACATGGTTCTATGCCAAGCGCTGTTTCCTGTCTCTGCTGGAGAACATGTCCAAACACTTGGTCATGCTGAGGGACGCCGTGGTCCAGGAGTGTATCCAGTTCCTGGAGCACTGTGAGg